Proteins encoded by one window of Lathyrus oleraceus cultivar Zhongwan6 chromosome 1, CAAS_Psat_ZW6_1.0, whole genome shotgun sequence:
- the LOC127127511 gene encoding uncharacterized protein LOC127127511 isoform X3 translates to MDFFAMKRKKLQSLCKKHGIPANLKNSDMAEKLSLIYKEEKNENPGSRRLRSDVNKSNVEIIVLDSDSDSEVQMEASDTVAEKDSNEKTNVSTEHLLDEEPDQSLTTSPRSEVKSSNHNIHHMVDSEEIKQVCKLDDNIYVMDEAAAMCLDASTAMKHTDEVKSNDLNDIVSHPLRSDEDKSNLEITELDSEKDIDVQMEASDTVAEKDCNERTNVSAEHLLDEEPNQFITTSPLSEVKSSDLNNLESHLLRSDEDKSNLGSTDSGTDVQMEASDTVAEKDCNERTNVSAEHLLDEEPNQFITTSPLSEVKSSDLNNLESHLLRSDEDKSNLGSTDSGTDVQMEVSDTVAEKDCNERTNVSAEHLLDEEPSQFTTTSPISEVKSSDLNSFGSYSGFGNYMMLGDQTSSERTDVHEDTDLHQGSVEQFNKSDVYHCVISQSAKTCLDVNVENILDEVHSSSFEDSDETPVQFLDAEKMVVTGTATRNAYTSGAKFESSQKMSITPASKEIVGSSAKLLNNSVSPRDVVFCNLEESVQIGADKEQVDPSQEKMVEFSPKLFNNPGTPANGGIGLCGLEENLEIGVNKENIDPNEDVIYAEPSAMVMSDNQDVIQAVSEELGNKLMEENLEIGVNKENIDSNEDVIYAEPSAMVMSDNEDVIQAVSEEFRNSLMEDEVANMEDKFDLLGDVHESVNPGGTNSAHGSNIKTALNTYVTGGDILDEVHSSSFEDSDATPVQFPKTDPLRDAETSDLNLHKMFKTATAIKNADTSGVKFESSTKRSLSLTPEKMIGSSTKLLNNSGTPTNFGFCDVEENMQIGISKENIDPNEEVMHEEPSALVMSDNEGLIQAVSEELGNDLTEDEVANVDDKFDLFEDVPGSVNPGSKKNADLNTYVTDGDILDEVHSSSFEDSDVTPVQFLTTDQLREAETSDLDVHKMFETATATKNADASGVKFESSTKMSLNLTPEKVIGSSTKLLNNSGTPTNFGFCDADENLQIGANKEQVDPSQEKTMEFSPKLFNNPETPTNGGTGLWFLEENLEIGVNKENIDPNEDVMHEEPSALVMSDNEDLIHAVSEELGNDLMEDEVANVDDKFDLLEDVPGSVNPVSKKNADLNTYVTGGDILDEVHSSSFEDSDATPVQFLKTDPLREAETSVLNLHKMFETDTGGVKFESSTKMSLSLTPEKMIGSSTKLLKNSGAPTHFGFCDVDENLQIGRNKVNIDPSDEILHAEPSLVVTSDNEEVDLSIHQMAALEACEEEMLKSSEKTCMVADPEECIGFSLNDLQASTTKGSEVETYFESTALGDVMETCNMEGCMETNMIEGENSQEENQGYSGSWKKKGSDVDDNSGANSDEEVRADELVPAVPQSSEMESCDFGLQQLFAQGEITMIEAENNQEDCVSAQREVVKFFDNSDVHDDIGRDGAKDVNQASSASWKRIRSDMDDASGASSTEQVKAGEITMIEAENNQEGCVSAQREVVKFFDNSDVHDDIGRDGAKDVNQASSASWKRIRSDMDDASGASSIEQVKAGEITMIEVENNQEDCVSAQREVVKFFDNSDVHDDIGRDGAKDVNQASSASRKRIRSDMDNASGASSIEQVKAGEITMIEAENNQEDCVSAQREVVKFFDNSDVHDDIGRDGAKDVNQASSASRKRIRSDMDDASGASSIEQVKAGELVPAVPQSSMDSCNFSLQQIFAQDTASGDQDVCPKKLDSPSKATPIASGEKNIIFTPMFNESSMMHKEMEIAMIEEENNAQWEVCKFLDTSDVHVGIGLDGAKDENQAYWASRKRKMSDVDDTSGGNSNEEVKADEFVPAVPHSSEMESCDFGFPQLFAQDTASGDEDAYQKKLDSSSKGTPTASGEKSIVFTPKLQESSMMRKKMRIEMNLSQKPATRDSVGTCDMKENIKTDKKEVDSSTVSRNKFAKRLPLQDLHQN, encoded by the exons ATGGATTTCTTTGCAATGAAGAGGAAGAAGCTTCAGAGCCTTTGCAAGAAGCACGGTATTCCGGCTAATCTTAAGAATAGCGATATGGCGGAGAAACTTTCTTTGATTTACAAG GAAGAAAAGAATGAGAATCCCGGGTCACGCCGGTTACGATCTGATGTGAACAAATCAAATGTGGAAATTATAGTATTGGACTCTGACAGTGATTCTGAAGTTCAAATGGAAGCTTCAG ATACTGTTGCTGAGAAGGATTCTAATGAGAAGACCAATGTGAGCACTGAACATTTACTCGATGAGGAACCAGATCAATCTCTAACCACTTCTCCTCGAAGTGAAGTCAAATCTTCTAATCATAATATTCATCACATGGTTGATTCAG AAGAGATTAAGCAAGTTTGTAAACTTGATGATAATATTTATGTTATGGACGAAGCTGCTGCAATGTGCCTTGATGCATCAACAGCTATGAAGCATACCGATGAGGTCAAGTCCAATGATCTTAATGATATCGTGTCGCACCCGTTACGATCCGATGAAGACAAATCGAATTTGGAAATTACAGAATTGGACTCTGAAAAGGATATTGATGTTCAAATGGAAGCTTCAG ATACTGTTGCTGAGAAGGATTGTAATGAGAGAACCAATGTGAGTGCTGAACATTTACTTGATGAGGAACCAAATCAATTTATAACAACTTCTCCACTAAGTGAGGTCAAGTCCAGTGATCTTAATAATCTCGAGTCGCACCTGTTACGATCCGATGAAGACAAATCAAATTTGGGAAGTACTGACAGTGGTACTGATGTTCAAATGGAAGCTTCAG ATACTGTTGCTGAGAAGGATTGTAATGAGAGAACCAATGTGAGTGCTGAACATTTACTTGATGAGGAACCAAATCAATTTATAACAACTTCTCCACTAAGTGAGGTCAAGTCCAGTGATCTTAATAATCTCGAGTCGCACCTGTTACGATCCGATGAAGACAAATCAAATTTGGGAAGTACTGACAGTGGTACTGATGTTCAAATGGAAGTTTCAG ATACTGTTGCTGAGAAGGATTGTAATGAGAGAACCAATGTGAGTGCTGAACATTTACTTGATGAGGAACCAAGTCAATTTACAACAACTTCTCCAATAAGTGAGGTCAAGTCCAGTGATCTTAATAGTTTTGGGTCCTATTCTGGATTTGGCAACTACATGATGTTGGGAGATCAGACCTCGAGTGAACGTACTGATGTTCATGAAGATACTGATCTCCATCAAGGATCAGTTGAACAATTTAACAAATCAGATGTTTATCATTGTGTAATATCCCAATCTGCTAAAACCTGCCTTGATGTGAATGTTGAGAATATTCTAGATGAGGTTCATTCGTCTAGTTTTGAAGATTCAGATGAGACTCCTGTTCAGTTTCTTGATGCTGAGAAAATGGTTGTCACAG GCACTGCTACTAGAAATGCATATACAAGCGGAGCAAAGTTTGAATCGTCACAAAAGATGAGTATAACTCCAGCTTCAAAGGAAATAGTTGGTTCATCTGCCAAGCTGCTAAATAATTCAGTGTCACCAAGAGATGTTGTATTTTGTAATTTGGAAGAAAGCGTGCAAATTGGTGCTGATAAGGAGCAAGTTGATCCTAGCCAAGAGAAAATGGTAGAGTTTTCTCCCAAGCTGTTTAATAATCCAGGGACACCAGCAAATGGTGGCATTGGACTCTGTGGTTTGGAGGAAAACTTGGAAATTGGTGTCAATAAGGAAAACATTGATCCCAATGAAGATGTTATTTATGCAGAACCCAGTGCGATGGTCATGAGCGACAATCAGGATGTTATTCAGGCTGTTTCAGAAGAACTTGGTAATAAGTTGATGGAGGAAAACTTGGAGATTGGTGTCAATAAGGAGAACATTGACTCCAATGAAGATGTTATTTATGCAGAACCTAGTGCGATGGTCATGAGCGACAATGAGGATGTTATACAGGCTGTTTCAGAAGAATTCCGTAACAGTTTGATGGAAGATGAAGTTGCGAACATGGAAGATAAATTTGATCTTCTTGGAGATGTTCATGAATCTGTTAACCCAGGTGGCACAAATAGCGCTCATGGATCAAACATAAAAACTGCTTTGAACACCTATGTGACTGGTGGAGATATTCTAGATGAGGTTCATTCATCTAGTTTTGAAGATTCAGATGCGACACCAGTTCAGTTTCCGAAAACTGATCCGTTAAGGGATGCGGAGACTAGTGATCTCAATCTTCACAAAATGTTTAAAACAG CTACTGCTATTAAAAATGCAGATACAAGTGGAGTGAAGTTTGAATCTTCAACAAAGAGGAGTTTAAGTCTTACTCCAGAGAAAATGATTGGTTCATCTACCAAGCTGCTTAATAATTCAGGGACACCAACAAATTTTGGATTTTGTGATGTGGAGGAAAACATGCAGATTGGTATCAGTAAAGAGAACATTGATCCCAATGAAGAAGTTATGCATGAAGAACCTAGTGCGTTGGTCATGAGCGACAATGAGGGTCTTATACAGGCTGTTTCAGAAGAACTTGGTAATGATTTGACGGAGGATGAAGTTGCGAACGTGGATGATAAATTTGATCTTTTTGAAGATGTTCCTGGATCTGTTAACCCAGGATCAAAGAAAAATGCTGATTTGAACACCTATGTGACTGATGGAGATATTTTAGATGAGGTTCATTCATCTAGTTTTGAAGATTCAGATGTGACACCAGTTCAGTTTCTGACAACTGATCAATTAAGGGAAGCCGAGACTAGTGATCTCGATGTTCACAAAATGTTTGAAACAG CTACTGCTACTAAGAATGCAGATGCAAGTGGAGTGAAGTTTGAATCTTCAACAAAAATGAGTTTAAATCTTACTCCAGAGAAAGTGATTGGTTCATCTACCAAGCTGCTTAATAATTCAGGGACACCAACGAATTTTGGATTTTGTGATGCGGATGAAAACTTGCAGATTGGTGCCAATAAGGAGCAAGTTGATCCTAGCCAAGAGAAAACGATGGAGTTTTCTCCGAAGCTGTTTAATAATCCTGAGACACCAACAAATGGTGGAACTGGACTCTGGTTTTTGGAGGAAAACTTGGAGATTGGTGTCAATAAGGAGAACATTGATCCCAATGAAGATGTTATGCATGAAGAACCTAGTGCGTTGGTCATGAGCGACAATGAGGATCTTATACATGCTGTTTCAGAAGAACTTGGTAACGATTTGATGGAGGATGAAGTTGCTAATGTGGATGATAAATTTGATCTTCTTGAAGATGTTCCTGGATCTGTTAACCCAGTATCAAAGAAAAATGCTGATTTGAACACCTACGTGACTGGTGGAGATATTCTAGATGAGGTTCATTCATCTAGTTTTGAAGATTCAGATGCGACACCAGTTCAGTTTCTGAAAACTGATCCGTTAAGGGAAGCGGAAACTAGTGTTCTCAATCTTCACAAAATGTTTGAAACAG ATACAGGTGGAGTGAAGTTTGAATCTTCAACAAAAATGAGTTTAAGTCTTACTCCAGAGAAAATGATTGGTTCATCTACCAAGCTGCTTAAAAATTCAGGGGCACCAACACATTTTGGATTTTGTGACGTGGATGAAAACTTGCAGATTGGTCGCAATAAAGTGAACATTGATCCTAGTGATGAAATTCTACATGCAGAACCTAGTCTAGTGGTCACCAGTGATAACGAAGAGGTTGATCTTAGTATTCATCAAATGGCTGCTCTAG AAGCTTGTGAAGAAGAGATGCTTAAATCATCAGAAAAGACTTGTATGGTTGCTGATCCTGAGGAATGCATTGGATTTTCCCTTAATGACCTTCAAGCTTCAACTACTAAGGGCTCTGAGGTTGAAACATATTTTGAATCAACTGCACTTGGTGATGTTATGGAAACTTGTAACATGGAAGGATGCATGGAAACTAACATGATAGAGGGAGAAAACAGTCAGGAAGAAAATCAAGGTTATTCGGGGAGCTGGAAAAAGAAAGGGAGTGATGTGGATGATAATAGTGGTGCAAATTCAGATGAGGAAGTGAGAGCAGATGAGCTTGTTCCAGCGGTGCCGCAATCTAGTGAAATGGAGTCATGCGATTTTGGCCTTCAACAACTTTTTGCTCAAG GCGAGATCACCATGATTGAGGCAGAAAACAATCAGGAGGATTGCGTTTCAGCTCAGCGAGAAGTTGTCAAGTTTTTTGACAACTCCGATGTTCATGATGATATTGGCCGAGATGGAGCCAAAGATGTAAATCAAGCTTCTTCGGCAAGCTGGAAAAGGATAAGAAGTGACATGGATGATGCTAGTGGTGCAAGTTCAACTGAGCAAGTGAAAGCAG GCGAGATCACCATGATTGAGGCAGAAAACAATCAGGAGGGTTGCGTTTCAGCTCAGCGAGAAGTTGTCAAGTTTTTTGACAACTCCGATGTTCATGATGATATTGGCCGAGATGGAGCCAAAGATGTAAATCAAGCTTCTTCGGCAAGCTGGAAAAGGATAAGAAGTGACATGGATGATGCTAGTGGTGCAAGTTCAATTGAGCAAGTGAAAGCAG GCGAGATCACCATGATTGAGGTAGAAAACAATCAGGAGGATTGCGTTTCAGCTCAGCGAGAAGTTGTCAAGTTTTTTGACAACTCCGATGTTCATGATGATATTGGCCGAGATGGAGCCAAAGATGTAAATCAAGCTTCTTCGGCAAGCCGGAAAAGGATAAGAAGTGACATGGATAATGCTAGTGGTGCAAGTTCAATTGAGCAAGTGAAAGCAG GCGAGATCACCATGATTGAGGCAGAAAACAATCAGGAGGATTGCGTTTCAGCTCAGCGAGAAGTTGTCAAGTTTTTTGACAACTCCGATGTTCATGATGATATTGGCCGAGATGGAGCCAAAGATGTAAATCAAGCTTCTTCGGCAAGCCGGAAAAGGATAAGAAGTGACATGGATGATGCTAGTGGTGCAAGTTCAATTGAGCAAGTGAAAGCAGGTGAGCTTGTTCCAGCTGTGCCTCAATCTTCAATGGATTCATGCAATTTCAGCCTTCAACAAATTTTTGCTCAAG ACACTGCATCTGGAGATCAAGATGTTTGTCCAAAGAAGTTGGACTCACCATCAAAGGCTACACCAATTGCAAGTGGAGAGAAAAACATCATTTTTACTCCTATGTTCAATGAATCATctatgatgcataaagagatgGAGATTGCCATGATTGAAGAAGAAAATAATGCTCAGTGGGAAGTTTGCAAGTTTTTAGACACCTCTGATGTTCATGTTGGTATTGGTCTAGATGGAGCCAAAGATGAAAATCAAGCTTATTGGGCAAGCCGGAAAAGAAAAATGAGTGATGTGGATGATACTAGTGGTGGAAATTCAAATGAGGAAGTGAAGGCAGATGAGTTTGTTCCAGCTGTGCCGCATTCTAGTGAAATGGAGTCGTGTGATTTCGGCTTTCCACAACTTTTTGCTCAAG ATACTGCTTCTGGTGATGAAGATGCGTATCAAAAGAAATTGGACTCATCATCAAAGGGTACACCAACTGCAAGTGGAGAGAAAAGCATCGTTTTTACTCCCAAGCTCCAAGAATCATCAATGATGCGTAAAAAGATGAGGATTGAAATGAATTTGTCTCAAAAACCCGCAACAAGAGATAGTGTTGGTACTTGTGATATGAAAGAGAACATTAAAACTGACAAGAAAGAAGTCGATAGCTCGACGGTGTCAAGGAATAAGTTTGCCAAGAGGCTACCTCTTCAAGATCTTCATCAGAATTGA
- the LOC127127511 gene encoding uncharacterized protein LOC127127511 isoform X19: MDFFAMKRKKLQSLCKKHGIPANLKNSDMAEKLSLIYKEEKNENPGSRRLRSDVNKSNVEIIVLDSDSDSEVQMEASDTVAEKDSNEKTNVSTEHLLDEEPDQSLTTSPRSEVKSSNHNIHHMVDSEEIKQVCKLDDNIYVMDEAAAMCLDASTAMKHTDEVKSNDLNDIVSHPLRSDEDKSNLEITELDSEKDIDVQMEASDTVAEKDCNERTNVSAEHLLDEEPNQFITTSPLSEVKSSDLNNLESHLLRSDEDKSNLGSTDSGTDVQMEASDTVAEKDCNERTNVSAEHLLDEEPNQFITTSPLSEVKSSDLNNLESHLLRSDEDKSNLGSTDSGTDVQMEVSDTVAEKDCNERTNVSAEHLLDEEPSQFTTTSPISEVKSSDLNSFGSYSGFGNYMMLGDQTSSERTDVHEDTDLHQGSVEQFNKSDVYHCVISQSAKTCLDVNVENILDEVHSSSFEDSDETPVQFLDAEKMVVTGTATRNAYTSGAKFESSQKMSITPASKEIVGSSAKLLNNSVSPRDVVFCNLEESVQIGADKEQVDPSQEKMVEFSPKLFNNPGTPANGGIGLCGLEENLEIGVNKENIDPNEDVIYAEPSAMVMSDNQDVIQAVSEELGNKLMEENLEIGVNKENIDSNEDVIYAEPSAMVMSDNEDVIQAVSEEFRNSLMEDEVANMEDKFDLLGDVHESVNPGGTNSAHGSNIKTALNTYVTGGDILDEVHSSSFEDSDATPVQFPKTDPLRDAETSDLNLHKMFKTATAIKNADTSGVKFESSTKRSLSLTPEKMIGSSTKLLNNSGTPTNFGFCDVEENMQIGISKENIDPNEEVMHEEPSALVMSDNEGLIQAVSEELGNDLTEDEVANVDDKFDLFEDVPGSVNPGSKKNADLNTYVTDGDILDEVHSSSFEDSDVTPVQFLTTDQLREAETSDLDVHKMFETATATKNADASGVKFESSTKMSLNLTPEKVIGSSTKLLNNSGTPTNFGFCDADENLQIGANKEQVDPSQEKTMEFSPKLFNNPETPTNGGTGLWFLEENLEIGVNKENIDPNEDVMHEEPSALVMSDNEDLIHAVSEELGNDLMEDEVANVDDKFDLLEDVPGSVNPVSKKNADLNTYVTGGDILDEVHSSSFEDSDATPVQFLKTDPLREAETSVLNLHKMFETAIATKNADTGGVKFESSTKMSLSLTPEKMIGSSTKLLKNSGAPTHFGFCDVDENLQIGRNKVNIDPSDEILHAEPSLVVTSDNEEVDLSIHQMAALEACEEEMLKSSEKTCMVADPEECIGFSLNDLQASTTKGSEVETYFESTALGDVMETCNMEGCMETNMIEGENSQEENQGYSGSWKKKGSDVDDNSGANSDEEVRADELVPAVPQSSEMESCDFGLQQLFAQGEITMIEAENNQEDCVSAQREVVKFFDNSDVHDDIGRDGAKDVNQASSASRKRIRSDMDDASGASSIEQVKAGELVPAVPQSSMDSCNFSLQQIFAQDTASGDQDVCPKKLDSPSKATPIASGEKNIIFTPMFNESSMMHKEMEIAMIEEENNAQWEVCKFLDTSDVHVGIGLDGAKDENQAYWASRKRKMSDVDDTSGGNSNEEVKADEFVPAVPHSSEMESCDFGFPQLFAQDTASGDEDAYQKKLDSSSKGTPTASGEKSIVFTPKLQESSMMRKKMRIEMNLSQKPATRDSVGTCDMKENIKTDKKEVDSSTVSRNKFAKRLPLQDLHQN, encoded by the exons ATGGATTTCTTTGCAATGAAGAGGAAGAAGCTTCAGAGCCTTTGCAAGAAGCACGGTATTCCGGCTAATCTTAAGAATAGCGATATGGCGGAGAAACTTTCTTTGATTTACAAG GAAGAAAAGAATGAGAATCCCGGGTCACGCCGGTTACGATCTGATGTGAACAAATCAAATGTGGAAATTATAGTATTGGACTCTGACAGTGATTCTGAAGTTCAAATGGAAGCTTCAG ATACTGTTGCTGAGAAGGATTCTAATGAGAAGACCAATGTGAGCACTGAACATTTACTCGATGAGGAACCAGATCAATCTCTAACCACTTCTCCTCGAAGTGAAGTCAAATCTTCTAATCATAATATTCATCACATGGTTGATTCAG AAGAGATTAAGCAAGTTTGTAAACTTGATGATAATATTTATGTTATGGACGAAGCTGCTGCAATGTGCCTTGATGCATCAACAGCTATGAAGCATACCGATGAGGTCAAGTCCAATGATCTTAATGATATCGTGTCGCACCCGTTACGATCCGATGAAGACAAATCGAATTTGGAAATTACAGAATTGGACTCTGAAAAGGATATTGATGTTCAAATGGAAGCTTCAG ATACTGTTGCTGAGAAGGATTGTAATGAGAGAACCAATGTGAGTGCTGAACATTTACTTGATGAGGAACCAAATCAATTTATAACAACTTCTCCACTAAGTGAGGTCAAGTCCAGTGATCTTAATAATCTCGAGTCGCACCTGTTACGATCCGATGAAGACAAATCAAATTTGGGAAGTACTGACAGTGGTACTGATGTTCAAATGGAAGCTTCAG ATACTGTTGCTGAGAAGGATTGTAATGAGAGAACCAATGTGAGTGCTGAACATTTACTTGATGAGGAACCAAATCAATTTATAACAACTTCTCCACTAAGTGAGGTCAAGTCCAGTGATCTTAATAATCTCGAGTCGCACCTGTTACGATCCGATGAAGACAAATCAAATTTGGGAAGTACTGACAGTGGTACTGATGTTCAAATGGAAGTTTCAG ATACTGTTGCTGAGAAGGATTGTAATGAGAGAACCAATGTGAGTGCTGAACATTTACTTGATGAGGAACCAAGTCAATTTACAACAACTTCTCCAATAAGTGAGGTCAAGTCCAGTGATCTTAATAGTTTTGGGTCCTATTCTGGATTTGGCAACTACATGATGTTGGGAGATCAGACCTCGAGTGAACGTACTGATGTTCATGAAGATACTGATCTCCATCAAGGATCAGTTGAACAATTTAACAAATCAGATGTTTATCATTGTGTAATATCCCAATCTGCTAAAACCTGCCTTGATGTGAATGTTGAGAATATTCTAGATGAGGTTCATTCGTCTAGTTTTGAAGATTCAGATGAGACTCCTGTTCAGTTTCTTGATGCTGAGAAAATGGTTGTCACAG GCACTGCTACTAGAAATGCATATACAAGCGGAGCAAAGTTTGAATCGTCACAAAAGATGAGTATAACTCCAGCTTCAAAGGAAATAGTTGGTTCATCTGCCAAGCTGCTAAATAATTCAGTGTCACCAAGAGATGTTGTATTTTGTAATTTGGAAGAAAGCGTGCAAATTGGTGCTGATAAGGAGCAAGTTGATCCTAGCCAAGAGAAAATGGTAGAGTTTTCTCCCAAGCTGTTTAATAATCCAGGGACACCAGCAAATGGTGGCATTGGACTCTGTGGTTTGGAGGAAAACTTGGAAATTGGTGTCAATAAGGAAAACATTGATCCCAATGAAGATGTTATTTATGCAGAACCCAGTGCGATGGTCATGAGCGACAATCAGGATGTTATTCAGGCTGTTTCAGAAGAACTTGGTAATAAGTTGATGGAGGAAAACTTGGAGATTGGTGTCAATAAGGAGAACATTGACTCCAATGAAGATGTTATTTATGCAGAACCTAGTGCGATGGTCATGAGCGACAATGAGGATGTTATACAGGCTGTTTCAGAAGAATTCCGTAACAGTTTGATGGAAGATGAAGTTGCGAACATGGAAGATAAATTTGATCTTCTTGGAGATGTTCATGAATCTGTTAACCCAGGTGGCACAAATAGCGCTCATGGATCAAACATAAAAACTGCTTTGAACACCTATGTGACTGGTGGAGATATTCTAGATGAGGTTCATTCATCTAGTTTTGAAGATTCAGATGCGACACCAGTTCAGTTTCCGAAAACTGATCCGTTAAGGGATGCGGAGACTAGTGATCTCAATCTTCACAAAATGTTTAAAACAG CTACTGCTATTAAAAATGCAGATACAAGTGGAGTGAAGTTTGAATCTTCAACAAAGAGGAGTTTAAGTCTTACTCCAGAGAAAATGATTGGTTCATCTACCAAGCTGCTTAATAATTCAGGGACACCAACAAATTTTGGATTTTGTGATGTGGAGGAAAACATGCAGATTGGTATCAGTAAAGAGAACATTGATCCCAATGAAGAAGTTATGCATGAAGAACCTAGTGCGTTGGTCATGAGCGACAATGAGGGTCTTATACAGGCTGTTTCAGAAGAACTTGGTAATGATTTGACGGAGGATGAAGTTGCGAACGTGGATGATAAATTTGATCTTTTTGAAGATGTTCCTGGATCTGTTAACCCAGGATCAAAGAAAAATGCTGATTTGAACACCTATGTGACTGATGGAGATATTTTAGATGAGGTTCATTCATCTAGTTTTGAAGATTCAGATGTGACACCAGTTCAGTTTCTGACAACTGATCAATTAAGGGAAGCCGAGACTAGTGATCTCGATGTTCACAAAATGTTTGAAACAG CTACTGCTACTAAGAATGCAGATGCAAGTGGAGTGAAGTTTGAATCTTCAACAAAAATGAGTTTAAATCTTACTCCAGAGAAAGTGATTGGTTCATCTACCAAGCTGCTTAATAATTCAGGGACACCAACGAATTTTGGATTTTGTGATGCGGATGAAAACTTGCAGATTGGTGCCAATAAGGAGCAAGTTGATCCTAGCCAAGAGAAAACGATGGAGTTTTCTCCGAAGCTGTTTAATAATCCTGAGACACCAACAAATGGTGGAACTGGACTCTGGTTTTTGGAGGAAAACTTGGAGATTGGTGTCAATAAGGAGAACATTGATCCCAATGAAGATGTTATGCATGAAGAACCTAGTGCGTTGGTCATGAGCGACAATGAGGATCTTATACATGCTGTTTCAGAAGAACTTGGTAACGATTTGATGGAGGATGAAGTTGCTAATGTGGATGATAAATTTGATCTTCTTGAAGATGTTCCTGGATCTGTTAACCCAGTATCAAAGAAAAATGCTGATTTGAACACCTACGTGACTGGTGGAGATATTCTAGATGAGGTTCATTCATCTAGTTTTGAAGATTCAGATGCGACACCAGTTCAGTTTCTGAAAACTGATCCGTTAAGGGAAGCGGAAACTAGTGTTCTCAATCTTCACAAAATGTTTGAAACAG CTATTGCTACTAAAAATGCAGATACAGGTGGAGTGAAGTTTGAATCTTCAACAAAAATGAGTTTAAGTCTTACTCCAGAGAAAATGATTGGTTCATCTACCAAGCTGCTTAAAAATTCAGGGGCACCAACACATTTTGGATTTTGTGACGTGGATGAAAACTTGCAGATTGGTCGCAATAAAGTGAACATTGATCCTAGTGATGAAATTCTACATGCAGAACCTAGTCTAGTGGTCACCAGTGATAACGAAGAGGTTGATCTTAGTATTCATCAAATGGCTGCTCTAG AAGCTTGTGAAGAAGAGATGCTTAAATCATCAGAAAAGACTTGTATGGTTGCTGATCCTGAGGAATGCATTGGATTTTCCCTTAATGACCTTCAAGCTTCAACTACTAAGGGCTCTGAGGTTGAAACATATTTTGAATCAACTGCACTTGGTGATGTTATGGAAACTTGTAACATGGAAGGATGCATGGAAACTAACATGATAGAGGGAGAAAACAGTCAGGAAGAAAATCAAGGTTATTCGGGGAGCTGGAAAAAGAAAGGGAGTGATGTGGATGATAATAGTGGTGCAAATTCAGATGAGGAAGTGAGAGCAGATGAGCTTGTTCCAGCGGTGCCGCAATCTAGTGAAATGGAGTCATGCGATTTTGGCCTTCAACAACTTTTTGCTCAAG GCGAGATCACCATGATTGAGGCAGAAAACAATCAGGAGGATTGCGTTTCAGCTCAGCGAGAAGTTGTCAAGTTTTTTGACAACTCCGATGTTCATGATGATATTGGCCGAGATGGAGCCAAAGATGTAAATCAAGCTTCTTCGGCAAGCCGGAAAAGGATAAGAAGTGACATGGATGATGCTAGTGGTGCAAGTTCAATTGAGCAAGTGAAAGCAGGTGAGCTTGTTCCAGCTGTGCCTCAATCTTCAATGGATTCATGCAATTTCAGCCTTCAACAAATTTTTGCTCAAG ACACTGCATCTGGAGATCAAGATGTTTGTCCAAAGAAGTTGGACTCACCATCAAAGGCTACACCAATTGCAAGTGGAGAGAAAAACATCATTTTTACTCCTATGTTCAATGAATCATctatgatgcataaagagatgGAGATTGCCATGATTGAAGAAGAAAATAATGCTCAGTGGGAAGTTTGCAAGTTTTTAGACACCTCTGATGTTCATGTTGGTATTGGTCTAGATGGAGCCAAAGATGAAAATCAAGCTTATTGGGCAAGCCGGAAAAGAAAAATGAGTGATGTGGATGATACTAGTGGTGGAAATTCAAATGAGGAAGTGAAGGCAGATGAGTTTGTTCCAGCTGTGCCGCATTCTAGTGAAATGGAGTCGTGTGATTTCGGCTTTCCACAACTTTTTGCTCAAG ATACTGCTTCTGGTGATGAAGATGCGTATCAAAAGAAATTGGACTCATCATCAAAGGGTACACCAACTGCAAGTGGAGAGAAAAGCATCGTTTTTACTCCCAAGCTCCAAGAATCATCAATGATGCGTAAAAAGATGAGGATTGAAATGAATTTGTCTCAAAAACCCGCAACAAGAGATAGTGTTGGTACTTGTGATATGAAAGAGAACATTAAAACTGACAAGAAAGAAGTCGATAGCTCGACGGTGTCAAGGAATAAGTTTGCCAAGAGGCTACCTCTTCAAGATCTTCATCAGAATTGA